A portion of the Kribbella jejuensis genome contains these proteins:
- a CDS encoding ABC transporter substrate-binding protein has product MRLRSLVAAVAATAMGISLAACGGGDKNDSSGGSSGDQTLTYWASNQGTSLDNDKEVLTPVLQKFTQDTGIKVNLEVIGWNDLQTRIQTAITSGQAPDVVNIGNTWAASLQATDAFLPFDGDAMTAIGGKDKFVPTALATGGKEGTDPTSVPLYGLAYGLYYNKAMFAAAGLQPPKTWEEMVTDAQKLTIPAKKQWGMALAAGSYTENVHFAFINAAQNKADWFNSEGKPTFTGDGNVQGVLRYLDLMQKDKVANPSNAQYDNGTKSVNDFATKKVAMVINQNNADSSIVANGMKAGEYGVVPFPAPAGGEQVASHVAGINLSVFKNTKHKDAALKFVKYMTDATTQSTLDKPFAALPVLKDAKPNFTTDATEAATFQDVYNTKSKPLPLVPAEDQFESTVGKAMNAMFAKIATGGTVTADDVKAALKTAEDQVAASS; this is encoded by the coding sequence GTGAGACTGCGTTCGCTTGTAGCCGCGGTGGCTGCGACCGCCATGGGAATCAGCCTCGCCGCCTGTGGTGGTGGCGACAAGAACGACTCCTCCGGCGGCAGTTCCGGGGACCAGACGCTGACCTACTGGGCCAGTAACCAGGGCACCAGCCTGGACAACGACAAGGAGGTGCTGACCCCGGTCCTGCAGAAGTTCACGCAAGACACCGGCATCAAGGTCAACCTCGAGGTGATCGGCTGGAACGACCTGCAGACCCGGATCCAGACCGCGATCACCTCCGGCCAGGCGCCGGACGTGGTCAACATCGGCAACACCTGGGCGGCCTCGCTGCAGGCCACCGACGCGTTCCTGCCGTTCGACGGCGACGCGATGACCGCGATCGGCGGCAAGGACAAGTTCGTGCCGACGGCTCTGGCGACCGGCGGCAAGGAAGGTACCGACCCGACCTCGGTCCCGCTCTACGGTCTGGCCTACGGCCTGTACTACAACAAGGCGATGTTCGCCGCGGCCGGCCTGCAGCCGCCGAAGACCTGGGAAGAGATGGTCACCGACGCGCAGAAGCTGACCATCCCGGCGAAGAAGCAGTGGGGCATGGCGCTGGCGGCCGGCAGCTACACCGAGAACGTGCACTTCGCGTTCATCAACGCTGCGCAGAACAAGGCCGACTGGTTCAACAGCGAGGGCAAGCCGACCTTCACCGGGGACGGCAACGTGCAGGGCGTACTGCGGTACCTCGACCTGATGCAGAAGGACAAGGTCGCGAACCCGTCGAACGCGCAGTACGACAACGGCACCAAGTCCGTGAACGACTTCGCGACGAAGAAGGTCGCGATGGTGATCAACCAGAACAACGCCGACTCCTCGATCGTCGCCAACGGCATGAAGGCCGGCGAGTACGGCGTCGTACCGTTCCCGGCTCCGGCCGGTGGCGAGCAGGTGGCCAGCCACGTCGCGGGGATCAACCTGTCGGTGTTCAAGAACACCAAGCACAAGGACGCGGCGCTGAAGTTCGTCAAGTACATGACCGACGCGACCACCCAGAGCACGCTGGACAAGCCGTTCGCCGCGCTGCCGGTACTGAAGGACGCGAAGCCGAACTTCACCACCGACGCGACCGAGGCCGCGACCTTCCAGGACGTCTACAACACCAAGTCCAAGCCGCTGCCGCTGGTGCCGGCCGAGGACCAGTTCGAGAGCACCGTCGGCAAGGCGATGAACGCGATGTTCGCCAAGATCGCCACCGGCGGGACGGTGACCGCCGACGACGTGAAGGCGGCCCTCAAGACCGCTGAAGACCAGGTGGCGGCGAGCAGCTGA
- a CDS encoding carbohydrate ABC transporter permease produces MAVATETAAPAQTKRRGRPEHRPGLNRWLPYALLAPAVLLELLIHIIPMLVGIWMSFVKLTKFFIANWSAAPGAGLNNYKVALDFNNAVGQGLLKSFGVTVAFSLITVAFSWVLGMAAAVALQPEFRGRGVVRTLFLVPYALPAYAGILTWNFMLQRDTGAVNHVLNQLHLSDGKTFWLIGGNALISLITVAGWKLWTFAFLTLMAGMQSIPRDLYEAASVDGAGNIRQWRNITLPSLRPVNLVLVLVLFLWTFSDFNTPYVLFGTAQPPAGDLITFHIYNASFLTWNFGTGAAMSVLLLIFLMIVTSIYLLVTGRRSRRA; encoded by the coding sequence ATGGCCGTCGCAACCGAGACCGCGGCTCCGGCGCAGACCAAGCGCCGGGGCCGCCCCGAGCACCGTCCCGGGCTGAACCGGTGGTTGCCGTACGCACTGCTGGCCCCGGCGGTCCTGCTCGAACTGCTCATCCACATCATCCCGATGCTGGTCGGGATCTGGATGAGCTTCGTGAAACTGACCAAGTTCTTCATCGCGAACTGGTCCGCCGCGCCCGGCGCCGGACTGAACAACTACAAGGTCGCGCTCGACTTCAACAACGCGGTCGGCCAAGGGCTGCTGAAGTCGTTCGGCGTCACGGTCGCGTTCTCGCTGATCACGGTCGCGTTCTCGTGGGTGCTCGGGATGGCGGCCGCGGTCGCGTTGCAGCCCGAGTTCCGCGGGCGTGGCGTCGTACGGACGCTGTTCCTGGTGCCGTACGCGCTGCCGGCGTACGCCGGGATCCTGACCTGGAACTTCATGCTGCAGCGCGACACCGGCGCGGTGAACCACGTGCTGAACCAGCTGCACCTCAGCGACGGCAAGACGTTCTGGCTGATCGGCGGGAACGCGCTGATCTCGCTGATCACGGTGGCCGGTTGGAAGCTGTGGACGTTCGCGTTCCTCACGCTGATGGCGGGCATGCAGAGCATCCCGCGGGACCTGTACGAGGCCGCGTCGGTGGACGGCGCCGGGAACATCCGGCAGTGGCGCAACATCACGCTGCCGTCGCTGCGTCCGGTGAACCTCGTGCTGGTGCTGGTGTTGTTCCTGTGGACGTTCAGCGACTTCAACACGCCGTACGTGCTGTTCGGTACGGCGCAGCCGCCGGCCGGTGACCTGATCACCTTCCACATCTACAACGCGTCGTTCCTGACCTGGAACTTCGGCACCGGTGCGGCGATGTCCGTGCTGCTGCTGATCTTCCTGATGATCGTCACCAGCATCTACCTGCTCGTCACCGGAAGGAGGTCGCGTCGTGCGTGA
- a CDS encoding carbohydrate ABC transporter permease, with protein sequence MRETRGFKIYRGVVLIVLGLFVLVPLYVMATSSLKPLKDVQGAFTWWPSNITLAPFVDMWKTVPLAKYFVNSTIVSVSATVFSVAIAILAAFAVSRFRFRGRTVFTTTVLSTQMFPGVLFLLPLFLIFVNINNSFGLQLVGTRLGLIITYLTFSLPFSIWMLAGYFDSIPRELDEAALVDGCGPMGALWRVVLPAARPGVIAVAIYSFMTAWGEVLFASVMTTEANRTLSVGLRQYSTQTNIYWNQIMAAALVVSVPVVIGFLLAQRHFVAGVTAGAVK encoded by the coding sequence GTGCGTGAAACCAGAGGCTTCAAGATCTACCGCGGTGTGGTGCTGATCGTTCTCGGGCTGTTCGTACTCGTCCCGCTGTACGTGATGGCGACCTCGTCGCTGAAACCGCTGAAGGATGTGCAGGGCGCGTTCACGTGGTGGCCGTCGAACATCACGTTGGCGCCGTTCGTGGACATGTGGAAGACGGTGCCGCTGGCGAAGTACTTCGTGAACTCGACGATCGTGTCGGTGTCCGCGACGGTGTTCTCGGTGGCGATCGCGATCCTCGCCGCGTTCGCGGTGTCGCGGTTCCGGTTCCGTGGGCGGACCGTGTTCACCACGACGGTGCTGTCGACGCAGATGTTCCCCGGTGTGCTGTTCCTGCTGCCGCTGTTCCTGATCTTCGTGAACATCAACAACTCGTTCGGGTTGCAGCTGGTCGGGACACGGCTCGGGTTGATCATCACGTACCTGACCTTCAGCCTGCCGTTCTCGATCTGGATGCTGGCCGGGTACTTCGACAGCATCCCGCGCGAGCTCGACGAGGCCGCGCTGGTGGACGGGTGCGGCCCGATGGGCGCGCTGTGGCGGGTCGTACTGCCGGCCGCTCGGCCGGGCGTGATCGCGGTGGCGATCTACTCGTTCATGACCGCCTGGGGCGAGGTGCTCTTCGCCTCGGTCATGACCACCGAGGCCAACCGAACCCTGTCGGTCGGCCTGCGCCAGTACTCCACCCAGACGAACATCTACTGGAACCAGATCATGGCGGCCGCCCTGGTCGTCAGCGTCCCGGTCGTCATCGGCTTCCTGCTCGCCCAACGCCACTTCGTCGCCGGCGTCACCGCGGGCGCGGTCAAGTAA
- the efeB gene encoding iron uptake transporter deferrochelatase/peroxidase subunit — MTERTGISRRGLFGAAGAAVATGVAGYAAHSALATDKSQASGDDGPVEFHGVHQAGITTPVQDRLHFAAFDVTTTKREELIGLLKEWTAAAALLTAGRDIGQYGAVNGPDEAPPEDTGEAVGLPPARLTITVGFGPSLFDDRFGLKAKRPKALVDLPHFIGDDLEEARSYGDIAVQACSDDPQVAVHAIRNLARIGFGRVAVRYSQLGFGRTSSTSRAQATPRNLFGFKDGTNNLKLEDADKLEQQLWVQPEDGPEWMVGGSYLVSRRIRMHIETWDRTSLGEQEGVIGRGKGTGAPLGKADEFDAIDFTAKNSDGEPKVPTDSHVRLAHPQFNNGAELLRRGYNFVDGSDGLGRLDAGLFFLAYQRDPRKQFIPIQTRLAKNDKMNEYIHHVGSAIFACPPGVQPGGFWGDKLFT; from the coding sequence ATGACCGAACGCACAGGGATCTCTCGGCGCGGTCTGTTCGGGGCCGCGGGTGCTGCCGTCGCAACGGGCGTCGCCGGGTACGCCGCACACTCGGCGCTGGCAACCGACAAGTCACAGGCTTCGGGCGACGACGGGCCGGTGGAGTTTCATGGGGTGCATCAGGCGGGGATCACCACGCCGGTGCAGGATCGGCTGCACTTTGCGGCGTTCGACGTGACGACGACGAAGCGCGAGGAGTTGATCGGGCTGTTGAAGGAGTGGACGGCTGCGGCCGCGCTCCTCACCGCCGGGCGGGACATCGGGCAGTACGGCGCGGTGAACGGGCCGGACGAAGCGCCGCCCGAGGACACCGGCGAGGCGGTCGGGCTGCCGCCGGCGCGGCTGACGATCACCGTCGGGTTCGGGCCCAGCTTGTTCGACGACCGTTTCGGGCTGAAGGCGAAACGGCCCAAGGCGCTGGTGGATCTGCCGCACTTCATCGGCGACGACCTCGAGGAAGCCCGGTCCTACGGCGACATCGCCGTACAAGCATGCTCCGACGACCCGCAGGTCGCCGTCCACGCGATCCGCAACCTGGCGCGGATCGGCTTCGGACGGGTCGCCGTACGGTACTCGCAGCTCGGCTTCGGCCGTACGTCGTCCACGTCGCGCGCGCAGGCCACGCCGCGGAACCTGTTCGGCTTCAAGGACGGTACGAACAACCTCAAGCTCGAGGACGCCGACAAGCTCGAGCAGCAACTGTGGGTACAGCCCGAGGACGGCCCGGAATGGATGGTCGGCGGCTCGTACCTGGTGTCCCGCCGGATCCGGATGCACATCGAGACCTGGGACCGGACGTCGCTCGGCGAACAGGAAGGCGTGATCGGCCGCGGCAAGGGCACCGGCGCCCCGCTCGGCAAGGCCGACGAGTTCGACGCGATCGACTTCACCGCGAAGAACTCCGACGGCGAACCGAAAGTACCGACCGACTCCCACGTCCGGCTCGCGCATCCCCAGTTCAACAACGGCGCGGAGCTCCTCCGTCGCGGCTACAACTTCGTCGACGGCTCCGACGGCCTGGGCCGCCTCGATGCCGGCCTGTTCTTCCTGGCCTACCAGCGCGACCCGCGCAAACAGTTCATCCCGATCCAGACCCGACTGGCCAAGAACGACAAGATGAACGAGTACATCCACCACGTCGGCTCCGCCATCTTCGCCTGCCCACCCGGCGTGCAGCCGGGTGGGTTCTGGGGCGACAAGCTGTTTACTTGA
- the efeO gene encoding iron uptake system protein EfeO, which yields MSASFGRKASIVGAVIGLAALSACAKDEPAAKDDGTGPVTVKATDSGCDLSRRDVKSGTSTFSVSNGGSKVTEFYVYADGDRVMGEVENIGPGLKRDLIVELPTGKYQAVCKPGMVGDGIRGDLTVTGDAPSQVSADALLKQATESYQRYVNSQAVALEQKTTEFVTAVKAGDVAKAKALYPVSRTYWERIEPVAESFGDLDPKIDARVNDVEAGTEWTGYHRIEQALWVSNSTKGMEKYADQLLTDVKTVVAKAKVVKLTPLQLANGAKELLDEVATGKVTGEEDRYSHTDLWDFEANVEGSQAAIQALRPALQTRDAALVTTLDAQFKAVFTALDKYRVGDGFKPYTATEAEKKALGSAVDGLAEPVSQVAGVIAKK from the coding sequence ATGTCTGCCTCATTCGGCCGCAAGGCCTCGATCGTTGGTGCCGTCATCGGTCTCGCCGCGCTGTCCGCGTGTGCGAAGGACGAGCCGGCGGCGAAGGACGACGGCACCGGGCCGGTGACCGTGAAGGCCACCGACTCCGGGTGCGACCTGAGCCGGCGGGACGTGAAGTCCGGTACCAGCACGTTCTCGGTGTCGAACGGTGGCAGCAAGGTCACCGAGTTCTACGTGTACGCCGACGGCGACCGGGTGATGGGTGAGGTCGAGAACATCGGTCCGGGGCTGAAGCGGGACCTGATCGTCGAGCTCCCGACCGGGAAGTACCAGGCGGTCTGCAAGCCCGGCATGGTCGGCGACGGGATCCGCGGGGACCTCACTGTTACTGGTGACGCGCCGTCGCAGGTCTCCGCGGACGCGCTGCTCAAGCAGGCCACCGAGAGCTACCAGCGGTACGTGAACTCGCAGGCGGTCGCGCTGGAGCAGAAGACCACCGAGTTCGTCACCGCGGTGAAGGCCGGCGATGTGGCGAAGGCGAAGGCGCTGTACCCGGTGTCGCGGACGTACTGGGAGCGGATCGAGCCGGTGGCGGAGTCGTTCGGCGACCTCGACCCGAAGATCGACGCCCGGGTGAACGACGTCGAGGCCGGGACCGAGTGGACCGGGTACCACCGGATCGAGCAGGCGCTCTGGGTGTCGAACTCGACCAAGGGCATGGAGAAGTACGCCGACCAGCTGCTGACCGACGTGAAGACCGTCGTCGCGAAGGCGAAGGTCGTGAAGCTCACGCCGCTGCAGCTCGCGAACGGCGCGAAGGAACTCCTCGACGAAGTTGCCACCGGCAAGGTCACCGGCGAGGAGGACCGCTACTCGCACACCGACCTGTGGGACTTCGAGGCGAACGTCGAAGGATCCCAGGCCGCCATCCAGGCGCTCCGCCCGGCCCTTCAGACCCGCGACGCCGCGCTCGTCACGACGCTCGACGCCCAGTTCAAGGCGGTCTTCACGGCCCTGGACAAGTACCGAGTAGGCGACGGCTTCAAGCCCTACACCGCCACCGAGGCAGAAAAGAAGGCCCTCGGCTCAGCCGTAGACGGCCTCGCCGAACCAGTCAGCCAAGTAGCCGGAGTAATCGCCAAGAAATGA
- the efeU gene encoding iron uptake transporter permease EfeU, with translation MLANYLIGLREGLEASLVVSILATFLVKSGHRDRLKLVWIGVATALAVAAAAWGLLQFVTALTAKSFTTQETVGGVMSILAVGFVTWMIFWMRKASRSIAKELRERMGQALEVGSRAVVILAFLAVFRESIETAFIVYASAATATSAVPLIGVLLGLATSVLLGVAIYKGAVKVNLAVFFKWTGAVLVLVAAGIFAYGFHDLQEAGILPGIGHLAFDISHVIPPASWYGVLLKGIFNFNPAPTVLEATAWVVYLVPVLFLYFRPVKSPAPPAVPATTAHKAA, from the coding sequence ATGCTCGCGAACTATCTGATCGGACTGCGTGAAGGACTCGAGGCATCGCTGGTGGTCAGCATCCTCGCGACGTTCCTGGTCAAGTCCGGGCATCGGGATCGGCTCAAACTGGTCTGGATCGGCGTCGCCACGGCCCTTGCCGTGGCGGCCGCCGCCTGGGGTCTGCTGCAGTTCGTCACCGCGCTGACCGCGAAGTCGTTCACCACCCAGGAGACCGTCGGCGGCGTGATGTCGATCCTCGCGGTGGGATTCGTCACCTGGATGATCTTCTGGATGCGCAAGGCGTCCCGCAGCATCGCCAAGGAGCTCCGCGAGCGGATGGGCCAGGCCCTCGAGGTCGGTTCCCGCGCGGTGGTGATCCTGGCGTTCCTGGCGGTGTTCCGGGAGAGCATCGAGACCGCGTTCATCGTGTACGCGTCGGCGGCGACGGCGACCAGCGCCGTACCGCTGATCGGCGTACTGCTCGGTCTGGCCACCTCGGTGCTGCTCGGCGTCGCGATCTACAAGGGCGCGGTGAAGGTCAACCTCGCGGTGTTCTTCAAGTGGACCGGTGCGGTGCTCGTGCTGGTCGCGGCCGGCATCTTCGCGTACGGCTTCCACGACCTGCAGGAAGCCGGCATCCTGCCCGGTATCGGGCACCTCGCGTTCGACATCTCGCACGTGATCCCGCCGGCCAGCTGGTACGGCGTACTTCTCAAGGGCATCTTCAACTTCAACCCGGCGCCGACCGTGCTGGAGGCGACCGCCTGGGTCGTCTACCTGGTCCCCGTGCTGTTCCTGTACTTCCGTCCGGTGAAGAGTCCGGCCCCGCCTGCCGTGCCGGCGACGACCGCCCACAAAGCGGCCTGA
- the thpR gene encoding RNA 2',3'-cyclic phosphodiesterase yields MRLFVAVVPPNDVVEDLTEFVEPRREHPDEDIRWATDDHWHITLAFLGDVPDWKIEELEERLERAARRQKPFELQLSGAGAFPGVPDARVLYARVRDDSESLKHLSMTTRAAANRAGVEVEGRKFTPHLTLARLRRQMDVTKWVRIFENYQSPVWTAGSLQLIESRLGEGPGHSAAYVTIGEWDFLG; encoded by the coding sequence ATGCGATTGTTCGTGGCGGTGGTGCCACCCAATGACGTTGTGGAGGATCTGACCGAGTTCGTCGAGCCGCGCCGGGAACATCCGGACGAGGACATCCGGTGGGCGACGGACGACCATTGGCACATCACGCTGGCGTTCCTCGGCGACGTACCGGACTGGAAGATCGAGGAGCTCGAGGAGCGGCTGGAGCGGGCCGCGCGCCGGCAGAAACCCTTCGAGCTGCAACTGTCGGGGGCGGGCGCGTTCCCGGGTGTCCCGGACGCCCGCGTGTTGTACGCGCGGGTCCGCGATGACAGTGAGTCACTGAAGCACCTGTCGATGACGACCCGGGCCGCGGCGAATCGCGCGGGTGTCGAGGTCGAGGGGCGGAAGTTCACGCCGCACCTGACCCTGGCGCGACTGCGGCGGCAGATGGATGTCACCAAGTGGGTGCGGATCTTCGAGAACTACCAGAGCCCGGTATGGACCGCGGGCAGTCTGCAGCTGATCGAGTCCCGGTTGGGGGAGGGCCCGGGCCACAGTGCGGCGTACGTCACGATAGGCGAATGGGACTTCTTAGGCTAA
- a CDS encoding MFS transporter: MFRAVSAFRSVLALPRVRWLALGSLVARLPKGMLPLTLVLLVSRQTGSYALAGTVTALFSLGDALTAPWQGRLADRFGYARTLLPIAVLHVAAVLGMISTVSPTALCLLAVAAGLGVPPISGAVKARLAELVPDDRMPATFALEALLQQSFFLVGPLLATGLISLTTPAVTVVAAATMVAGGTFGFVVAAGPVRRAPRRRGGHGALRIPAVRMLGMTTLLQSLTYGVLPIALVAAATRAGAPTAAGVVQATLTLGGVIGSMFHRPAAYLRLLTRFACCLVPLAGFAALRSPAGLVGLAMTLAGTGLLATPLATSAYLLIQRTTPAECLTEAFAWQSTGLAIGTAAGAAAGGALVDRGGPVLAFALPPVAVGLAVLVVVVVRRRVPSVFG, translated from the coding sequence ATGTTCCGTGCTGTTTCCGCGTTCCGTTCCGTTCTCGCGCTGCCCCGGGTCCGGTGGCTGGCTCTCGGTTCGCTGGTCGCCCGGCTGCCGAAGGGCATGTTGCCGCTGACCCTCGTACTGCTCGTGAGCCGGCAGACCGGGTCGTACGCGCTCGCCGGCACCGTGACCGCGCTGTTCTCGCTGGGTGACGCGCTGACCGCTCCATGGCAGGGGCGACTGGCCGACCGGTTCGGGTACGCGCGGACACTTCTCCCGATCGCGGTCCTGCATGTGGCGGCCGTTCTGGGGATGATCTCGACGGTGTCACCGACGGCGCTGTGCCTGCTGGCGGTCGCGGCCGGACTCGGCGTGCCACCTATCTCCGGGGCGGTGAAGGCGCGGCTCGCGGAGCTGGTCCCGGACGACCGGATGCCGGCGACGTTCGCGCTGGAAGCCCTGTTGCAGCAGAGCTTCTTCCTGGTCGGACCGTTGCTCGCCACCGGACTCATCTCGCTGACCACACCTGCGGTCACCGTGGTGGCCGCCGCCACGATGGTTGCCGGAGGCACCTTTGGCTTCGTGGTCGCGGCCGGCCCGGTCCGACGGGCCCCGCGACGCCGCGGCGGTCACGGCGCGCTTCGGATCCCTGCCGTACGGATGTTGGGCATGACGACCTTGCTGCAGAGCCTGACGTACGGCGTACTCCCGATCGCACTGGTGGCCGCGGCGACCCGGGCCGGTGCGCCGACCGCGGCCGGAGTCGTCCAGGCGACGCTGACACTCGGCGGGGTGATCGGCAGCATGTTCCACCGGCCGGCTGCGTACCTCCGGCTGCTGACGCGGTTCGCGTGCTGCCTCGTCCCGCTCGCAGGGTTCGCGGCGCTCCGTTCACCGGCCGGGCTTGTCGGGCTCGCGATGACGCTGGCCGGCACGGGTCTGCTGGCGACGCCGCTGGCCACCTCGGCGTACCTGCTGATCCAGCGGACGACGCCTGCCGAGTGCCTCACCGAAGCGTTCGCGTGGCAGTCGACGGGCCTGGCGATCGGCACCGCTGCGGGAGCGGCGGCGGGTGGGGCCTTGGTGGACCGCGGCGGTCCGGTGCTCGCGTTCGCGCTGCCACCGGTCGCGGTCGGGCTCGCGGTACTGGTGGTCGTGGTCGTCCGGCGGCGCGTGCCTTCCGTCTTCGGCTGA
- a CDS encoding LLM class flavin-dependent oxidoreductase, which translates to MSELKLPSPCLVVLVGPGASGKSTWATEHFAPELIVSSDRLRALVGSGEDDIAASADAFALLDVVVEQRIGRQLTTVVDTLGLDGERRARWLGLARARGMACVAVGFDTPADECRRRNRSRSSKRIPADVLTSQLRAWRSVKEELAREGYDDVLEPAAARVVPNVFVESNAAQARQSEAPVGLRFGLQLGSYTQPAGRAGLAAWVREVAGRAEAAGFDAIYVMDHFRQIPQVGRAWEDFLESWTTLGYLAACTTRVRLGTLVSGITYRNVAHLGKIAATLDVLSGGRAVCGVGLAWFEAEHKAYGWPFPAVNERYALLEDALQLLPVLWGPGNKPFHGKVLDVPDTTCYPRPLRDHLPLLVGGSGRRTLRLAGRYADAVNVFGDTVAVRNHTAYLRRTTTRPVEVTHLSTTLVGKDRSHLDQLIRTLRPRNVNPEKYAATVNAGTVDDQIGRFRQLSEAGVTEVILSLPDLDTIDAVAHVISAFRV; encoded by the coding sequence GTGTCTGAACTGAAGCTGCCGTCGCCTTGTCTGGTCGTTCTGGTGGGTCCGGGGGCCTCGGGGAAGTCGACCTGGGCGACTGAGCACTTCGCGCCGGAGCTGATCGTTTCGAGTGATCGGCTGCGTGCGTTGGTGGGTTCCGGGGAGGACGACATCGCTGCCAGTGCGGATGCGTTCGCGTTGCTGGATGTGGTGGTCGAGCAACGGATCGGCCGACAGTTGACCACTGTTGTCGACACCCTAGGCCTGGATGGGGAACGCCGGGCGCGATGGCTGGGGTTGGCTCGAGCTCGCGGGATGGCCTGTGTGGCGGTCGGGTTCGACACGCCGGCTGACGAGTGCCGGCGGCGGAATCGGTCGCGTTCGTCGAAGCGGATTCCCGCTGACGTGTTGACCTCGCAGTTGCGAGCCTGGCGGAGCGTGAAGGAGGAGTTGGCTCGCGAGGGGTACGACGACGTACTCGAGCCGGCTGCTGCTCGGGTGGTGCCGAATGTGTTCGTCGAGTCGAATGCGGCGCAGGCTCGACAGTCCGAAGCGCCGGTCGGGTTGCGCTTCGGGTTGCAGTTGGGGAGTTATACGCAGCCGGCGGGACGCGCCGGGTTGGCGGCCTGGGTGCGGGAGGTCGCCGGCCGGGCCGAGGCGGCCGGGTTCGATGCGATCTATGTGATGGATCATTTCCGGCAGATTCCGCAGGTGGGGCGGGCCTGGGAGGACTTCCTGGAGAGCTGGACGACGCTCGGGTATCTGGCTGCCTGTACGACGCGGGTGCGGTTGGGCACGTTGGTCTCGGGCATCACGTACCGGAACGTCGCGCATCTGGGGAAGATCGCGGCGACGCTTGACGTGTTGAGTGGTGGGCGGGCGGTGTGTGGCGTCGGGCTGGCGTGGTTCGAGGCGGAGCACAAGGCGTACGGGTGGCCGTTTCCGGCGGTGAACGAACGGTATGCACTGCTGGAGGACGCGTTGCAGTTGCTGCCGGTTTTATGGGGACCGGGCAACAAACCGTTCCATGGCAAGGTCCTCGACGTACCGGACACCACCTGCTACCCAAGACCGCTGCGGGACCACCTGCCGCTGCTCGTCGGCGGCAGCGGCCGACGCACACTGAGGCTGGCGGGTCGGTATGCGGACGCTGTGAACGTGTTCGGCGACACAGTTGCCGTACGCAACCACACGGCGTACCTGCGCCGCACAACCACCCGGCCTGTCGAAGTAACGCACCTGTCGACAACCCTTGTCGGAAAAGACCGCAGCCACCTCGACCAGTTGATCCGCACGCTCCGCCCACGGAACGTCAACCCGGAGAAGTACGCCGCAACCGTCAACGCCGGCACAGTCGACGACCAAATAGGCCGCTTCCGCCAACTCTCCGAAGCCGGCGTAACCGAGGTGATCCTCAGCCTCCCCGACCTCGACACCATCGACGCGGTCGCCCACGTGATCTCAGCCTTCCGGGTTTAG